In Mercurialis annua linkage group LG6, ddMerAnnu1.2, whole genome shotgun sequence, the following are encoded in one genomic region:
- the LOC126653412 gene encoding phosphate transporter PHO1 homolog 3-like, producing MKFGKEFKAQMVPEWQEAYLDYEFLKTLLKEIDRFKLRKKPPPHAAARGGMKRKMTLYRAFSGLIQRNNNNNNSSPRLSPSSSSPPDDDIESQQPILVSSVNRGGCQSYETTFLMCSDEGGEYETVYFRRLDEEFNKVEKFYKGKVDEVMKEAEMLNKQMDALIAFRIKVENPTGWHDRSADMTRLASDVAASAAALAASTPKPRPSKRFQAMDVINEASSKHEKSDGSSHSGEEEDDDGMTRKVVGEEKGENLNDRCKRPAPLEILSRVTINNTLETPRSTIKGVLKVPQHTELKFTRENLTRVEEQLRRAFIQFYQKLRLLKSFSFLNTLALSKIMKKYDKTTSRDASKAYMKTVDESFLGGSDEVNKLIERVEATFIKHFSNSNHSKGMSVLRPKAKRERHRTTFSMGFLCGCTGALVVALVLIFRAHNLLSSPGKDTYMRTMFPLYSLFAFIVLHMLMYAANIYFWRRYRVNYSFIFGFKQGTELGYRQVLFLSFGIATLALIAVLANLDMEMDPKTKDYKQLTELIPLNLVILLLVLLFLPFNVMYRSSRFFFLVCIFHCIAAPLYKVTLPDFFLADQLTSQVQAIRSLQFYVCYYGWGDYKHRETTCKSSDVFNTFYFIVAAIPYWARLLQCLRRLFEEKDPMQGVNGLKYLVTVVAVSLRTAYSLNKGFGWGVTALIFSVMAAIFGTYWDLVFDWGLLQRNSKNRWLRDKLLVPHKSVYFIAMVLNVFLRFAWLQTVLNFKMFSLHRETLISIVASLEIIRRGIWNFFRLENEHLNNVGKYRAFKSVPLPFNYDEDEDQEE from the exons ATGAAGTTTGGTAAAGAGTTCAAGGCACAAATGGTGCCAGAATGGCAAGAGGCATACCTGGACTATGAATTTCTCAAAACCCTTTTGAAGGAAATAGACAGATTCAAGCTCAGAAAGAAACCGCCACCCCACGCCGCCGCTCGTGGCGgcatgaaaagaaaaatgacaCTGTACAGAGCTTTCAGTGGCTTGATTCAGAggaacaacaacaataataactCCAGCCCAAGACTGAGTCCTTCTTCATCTTCTCCTCCGGATGATGACATTGAAAGCCAGCAGCCTATTTTGGTTAGTTCAGTGAACCGGGGGGGATGTCAAAGCTATGAGACTACTTTTCTTATGTGTTCCGATGAAGGAGGAGAGTATGAGACGGTTTACTTCAGAAGGCTGGATGAAGAGTTCAATAAGGTGGAGAAGTTTTATAAAGGAAAAGTTGACGAGGTTATGAAAGAAGCTGAGATGTTGAACAAGCAAATGGATGCTTTGATTGCTTTCAGAATCAAAGTTGAGAATCCTACTGGTTGGCATGATCGGTCTGCTGATATGACTCGTCTCGCTTCCGATGTTGCGGCTTCTGCTGCTGCATTGGCTGCTTCCACTCCTAAACCTAGACCATCCA AAAGATTTCAGGCTATGGATGTAATTAACGAGGCCTCGAGCAAGCATGAGAAATCAGATGGATCGAGCCATAGCGGGGAGGAGGAGGATGATGATGGCATGACCCGGAAGGTGGTAGGAGAAGAGAAGGGCGAGAACTTGAACGATAGATGCAAAAGACCAGCTCCATTGGAGATATTAAGCCGAGTTACGATCAACAACACTCTTGAAACTCCAAGATCAACCATTAAAGGTGTCCTCAAAGTTCCTCAGCATACAGAGCTGAAATTCACAAGAGAGAATCTCACGAGAGTTGAGGAGCAACTAAGACGAGCTTTTATCCAATTTTACCAAAAGCTTCGACTACTTAAGAGTTTCAGCTTCTTGAACACTTTGGCATTATCGAAAATCATGAAGAAGTACGATAAG ACTACGTCGAGAGATGCATCAAAAGCTTACATGAAAACAGTCGATGAATCATTTCTTGGAGGTTCTGATGAAGTGAACAAACTTATAGAAAGGGTAGAGGCCACTTTCATTAAGCATTTCTCAAATTCAAACCACAGCAAGGGGATGAGTGTCTTAAGACCCAAAGCCAAAAGAGAACGACACAGAACAACCTTCTCAATGG GTTTCTTATGTGGGTGCACAGGTGCCCTAGTAGTAGCTCTTGTTTTGATCTTTCGTGCTCATAATCTCCTGAGCAGTCCAGGGAAAGATACATATATGAGAACTATGTTTCCACTTTACAG TTTGTTTGCGTTCATTGTGCTGCACATGCTCATGTACGCTGCTAATATATACTTCTGGAGGCGGTATCGAGTCAATTACTCCTTCATATTTGGTTTCAAACAAGGAACAGAATTAGGGTATCGACAAGTTCTTTTTCTCAGTTTCGGTATAGCTACACTAGCACTCATCGCTGTGCTAGCAAATCTTGACATGGAGATGGACCCTAAAACCAAAGATTACAAGCAACTTACCGAACTTATCCCTCTCAACTTGGTCATT CTTCTACTTGTCTTATTGTTCTTGCCATTCAATGTTATGTATCGCTCAAGCCGTTTCTTCTTTCTCGTATGCATCTTTCACTGCATTGCTGCTCCTCTCTACAAG GTGACACTTCCAGATTTCTTCTTGGCAGATCAACTAACTAGTCAG GTTCAAGCTATAAGAAGTCTGCAGTTCTATGTCTGCTACTATGGTTGGGGAGACTATAAGCACAGGGAAACTACTTGTAAATCAAGTGATGTATTCAATACCTTCTACTTCATTGTTGCGGCCATTCCCTATTGGGCTCGTCTTCTTCAG TGTCTTCGACGCCTGTTTGAAGAGAAAGATCCAATGCAAGGAGTCAATGGACTAAAATATTTAGTCACTGTAGTAGCAGTTTCCTTAAGGACCGCTTACAGTCTGAATAAAGGGTTTGGATGGGGAGTAACAGCATTGATTTTCTCAGTCATGGCAGCAATTTTCGGTACATATTGGGATCTCGTTTTTGACTGGGGACTCTTGCAACGCAATTCCAAAAATCGTTGGCTCAGAGACAAACTGCTTGTTCCTCACAAATCTGTATACTTTATAGCAATG GTGTTGAATGTTTTTCTGAGATTTGCTTGGCTGCAAACAGTCTTGAATTTCAAGATGTTCTCTTTACATAGAGAAACTTTGATTTCGATTGTTGCTAGCCTCGAGATCATTCGTCGTGGAATCTGGAACTTCTTCAG GTTGGAAAATGAACATCTGAACAATGTGGGAAAATATCGGGCGTTCAAATCTGTACCACTACCTTTCAACTACGATGAGGATGAAGATCAAGAAGAATAG
- the LOC126687213 gene encoding galactoside 2-alpha-L-fucosyltransferase-like isoform X1, translated as MDLKSFTRRRLQLSASDQHTSSSSRVQVMKRFGSNTFTLTKILALPLLALPILFLLSIMLRHSPSPDNVISQVISPGSDSLLGGLLASGFDEAACTSRYQSYLYRNTSLHKPSPYLISRLRSYEDLHKRCGPDTEFYSKALEQLQSGQEVVGSADCQYIVWISFSGLGNRILSLASTFLYALLTNRVLLVDRGKDMADLFCEPFPEKSWLLPLDFPLADQFGSFDQKSSRCYGNMLKNNVVNASAITYLYLHLVHDYDDHDKLFFCDEDQSLFTKVKWLVVRTDNYFVPSLFLINSFEQELSMLFPRKGTVFHHIGRYIFHPSNQVWGLITRYYQTYLAKADESIGIQIRVFDERPGPFKHVMDQILACTLKEKLLPEVDLQDSSIGVAANPKLKTVLVTSLNAGYSENLKNMYWEHSTATGEVVGVYQPSHEEYQQTGKLMHNRKAWAEMYLLSLTDKLVTSSWSTFGYVAQGLGGLKPWILYKPENETTPDPPCRRAMSMDPCFHAPPFYDCKAKRGTDTGALVPHVRHCEDMSWGLKVVDGEDEL; from the exons ATGGATTTGAAATCTTTTACAAGAAGAAGATTACAGTTGTCAGCATCAGATCAACACACTAGTTCCAGTTCCAGAGTCCAAGTCATGAAGAGATTCGGATCCAATACATTCACACTCACCAAGATCTTGGCTCTTCCTTTACTCGCATTGCCCATACTTTTTCTTCTATCAATCATGCTTCGTCACTCCCCATCTCCCG ACAATGTTATATCTCAAGTTATTAGCCCAGGCAGTGACAGCCTACTGGGTGGCCTGCTCGCTTCAGGATTTGACGAAGCTGCTTGCACCAGTCGATACCAATCCTATTTGTACCGCAACACTTCACTTCATAAGCCGTCTCCCTATCTCATTTCTCGGCTTAGAAGCTACGAGGATCTTCACAAACGTTGCGGTCCGGATACTGAGTTTTATAGTAAAGCTCTTGAACAGCTTCAATCTGGACAAGAAGTTGTTGGTTCTGCTGATTGTCAGTACATTGTGTGGATTTCTTTTAGTGGATTGGGTAATAGGATACTGTCTCTTGCTTCAACTTTTCTTTATGCTCTTCTTACGAATAGAGTTTTGCTTGTTGACCGAGGTAAAGACATGGCTGATCTGTTCTGCGAGCCCTTTCCGGAGAAATCGTGGTTGCTGCCTTTGGATTTTCCTTTGGCTGACCAGTTCGGAAGCTTTGATCAGAAATCTTCGCGTTGTTACGGTAATATGCTGAAAAATAATGTTGTAAATGCTTCGGCAATAACGTATTTGTATCTTCATTTAGTTCATGATTATGATGATCATGATAAGCTTTTCTTCTGCGATGAAGATCAGTCTCTTTTTACTAAAGTTAAGTGGTTGGTTGTACGAACGGATAACTACTTTGTGCCGTCGCTTTTCTTGATTAATTCTTTTGAGCAAGAGCTGAGCATGTTATTTCCCCGAAAAGGAACGGTTTTTCACCACATAGGAAGGTACATTTTCCACCCGTCGAATCAAGTTTGGGGACTCATTACAAGGTACTATCAAACTTACTTAGCTAAAGCTGATGAGAGCATCGGCATACAGATAAGAGTGTTTGATGAAAGACCTGGTCCATTTAAGCATGTGATGGATCAAATTTTAGCTTGTACTTTGAAGGAGAAATTATTACCTGAAGTAGACTTGCAAGACTCTTCTATTGGTGTTGCTGCTAACCCAAAATTGAAGACTGTCCTCGTGACATCGTTAAATGCAGGGTACTCCGAGAATCTGAAGAATATGTATTGGGAACACTCAACTGCCACTGGGGAAGTTGTCGGTGTTTACCAGCCAAGTCACGAGGAGTACCAGCAAACGGGAAAGCTGATGCACAACAGGAAGGCATGGGCTGAGATGTACCTCCTGAGTTTGACTGATAAGTTGGTTACAAGTTCATGGTCAACTTTTGGCTATGTGGCACAAGGTCTTGGAGGCTTGAAGCCATGGATCCTGTACAAGCCTGAAAATGAGACAACCCCTGATCCGCCTTGTCGCCGGGCAATGTCAATGGATCCTTGTTTTCATGCTCCTCCTTTTTATGATTGCAAGGCTAAGAGAGGAACTGATACAGGTGCACTCGTTCCTCATGTGAGACATTGTGAGGATATGAGCTGGGGTCTAAAGGTGGTCGACGGTGAAGACGAATTATAA
- the LOC130014540 gene encoding galactoside 2-alpha-L-fucosyltransferase-like isoform X2 — protein sequence MDLKSFTRRRLQLSASDQHTSSSSRVQVMKRFGSNTFTLTKILALPLLALPILFLLSIMLRHSPSPVISPGSDSLLGGLLASGFDEAACTSRYQSYLYRNTSLHKPSPYLISRLRSYEDLHKRCGPDTEFYSKALEQLQSGQEVVGSADCQYIVWICFSGLGNRILSLASTFLYALLTNRVLLVDRGKDMADLFCEPFPEKSWLLPLDFPLADQFGSFDQKSSRCYGNMLKNNVVNASAITYLYLHLVHDYDDHDKLFFCDEDQSLFTKVKWLVVRTDNYFVPSLFLINSFEQELSMLFPRKGTVFHHIGRYIFHPSNQVWGLITRYYQTYLAKADESIGIQIRVFDERPGPFKHVMDQILACTLKEKLLPEVDLQDSSIGVAANPKLKTVLVTSLNAGYSENLKNMYWEHSTATGEVVGVYQPSHEEYQQTGKLMHNRKAWAEMYLLSLTDKLVTSSWSTFGYVAQGLGGLKPWILYKPENETTPDPPCRRAMSMDPCFHAPPFYDCKAKRGTDTGALVPHVRHCEDMSWGLKVVDGEDEL from the exons ATGGATTTGAAATCTTTTACAAGAAGAAGATTACAGTTGTCAGCATCAGATCAACACACTAGTTCCAGTTCCAGAGTCCAAGTCATGAAGAGATTCGGATCCAATACATTCACACTCACCAAGATCTTGGCTCTTCCTTTACTCGCATTGCCCATACTTTTTCTTCTATCAATCATGCTTCGTCACTCCCCATCTCCCG TTATTAGCCCAGGCAGTGACAGCCTACTGGGTGGCCTGCTCGCTTCAGGATTTGACGAAGCTGCTTGCACCAGTCGATACCAATCCTATTTGTACCGCAACACTTCACTTCATAAGCCGTCTCCCTATCTCATTTCTCGGCTTAGAAGCTACGAGGATCTTCACAAACGTTGCGGTCCGGATACTGAGTTTTATAGTAAAGCTCTTGAACAGCTTCAATCTGGACAAGAAGTTGTTGGTTCTGCTGATTGTCAGTACattgtgtggatttgttttagtGGATTGGGTAATAGGATACTGTCTCTTGCTTCAACTTTTCTTTATGCTCTTCTTACGAATAGAGTTTTGCTTGTTGACCGAGGTAAAGACATGGCTGATCTGTTCTGCGAGCCCTTTCCGGAGAAATCGTGGTTGCTGCCTTTGGATTTTCCTTTGGCTGACCAGTTCGGAAGCTTTGATCAGAAATCTTCGCGTTGTTACGGTAATATGCTGAAAAATAATGTTGTAAATGCTTCGGCAATAACGTATTTGTATCTTCATTTAGTTCATGATTATGATGATCATGATAAGCTTTTCTTCTGCGATGAAGATCAGTCTCTTTTTACTAAAGTTAAGTGGTTGGTTGTACGAACGGATAACTACTTTGTGCCGTCGCTTTTCTTGATTAATTCTTTTGAGCAAGAGCTGAGCATGTTATTTCCCCGAAAAGGAACGGTTTTTCACCACATAGGAAGGTACATTTTCCACCCGTCGAATCAAGTTTGGGGACTCATTACAAGGTACTATCAAACTTACTTAGCTAAAGCTGATGAGAGCATCGGCATACAGATAAGAGTGTTTGATGAAAGACCTGGTCCATTTAAGCATGTGATGGATCAAATTTTAGCTTGTACTTTGAAGGAGAAATTATTACCTGAAGTAGACTTGCAAGACTCTTCTATTGGTGTTGCTGCTAACCCAAAATTGAAGACTGTCCTCGTGACATCGTTAAATGCAGGGTACTCCGAGAATCTGAAGAATATGTATTGGGAACACTCAACTGCCACTGGGGAAGTTGTCGGTGTTTACCAGCCAAGTCACGAGGAGTACCAGCAAACGGGAAAGCTGATGCACAACAGGAAGGCATGGGCTGAGATGTACCTCCTGAGTTTGACTGATAAGTTGGTTACAAGTTCATGGTCAACTTTTGGCTATGTGGCACAAGGTCTTGGAGGCTTGAAGCCATGGATCCTGTACAAGCCTGAAAATGAGACAACCCCTGATCCGCCTTGTCGCCGGGCAATGTCAATGGATCCTTGTTTTCATGCTCCTCCTTTTTATGATTGCAAGGCTAAGAGAGGAACTGATACAGGTGCACTCGTTCCTCATGTGAGACATTGTGAGGATATGAGCTGGGGTCTAAAGGTGGTCGACGGTGAAGACGAATTATAA
- the LOC130014540 gene encoding galactoside 2-alpha-L-fucosyltransferase-like isoform X1, translating to MDLKSFTRRRLQLSASDQHTSSSSRVQVMKRFGSNTFTLTKILALPLLALPILFLLSIMLRHSPSPDNVISQVISPGSDSLLGGLLASGFDEAACTSRYQSYLYRNTSLHKPSPYLISRLRSYEDLHKRCGPDTEFYSKALEQLQSGQEVVGSADCQYIVWICFSGLGNRILSLASTFLYALLTNRVLLVDRGKDMADLFCEPFPEKSWLLPLDFPLADQFGSFDQKSSRCYGNMLKNNVVNASAITYLYLHLVHDYDDHDKLFFCDEDQSLFTKVKWLVVRTDNYFVPSLFLINSFEQELSMLFPRKGTVFHHIGRYIFHPSNQVWGLITRYYQTYLAKADESIGIQIRVFDERPGPFKHVMDQILACTLKEKLLPEVDLQDSSIGVAANPKLKTVLVTSLNAGYSENLKNMYWEHSTATGEVVGVYQPSHEEYQQTGKLMHNRKAWAEMYLLSLTDKLVTSSWSTFGYVAQGLGGLKPWILYKPENETTPDPPCRRAMSMDPCFHAPPFYDCKAKRGTDTGALVPHVRHCEDMSWGLKVVDGEDEL from the exons ATGGATTTGAAATCTTTTACAAGAAGAAGATTACAGTTGTCAGCATCAGATCAACACACTAGTTCCAGTTCCAGAGTCCAAGTCATGAAGAGATTCGGATCCAATACATTCACACTCACCAAGATCTTGGCTCTTCCTTTACTCGCATTGCCCATACTTTTTCTTCTATCAATCATGCTTCGTCACTCCCCATCTCCCG ACAATGTTATATCTCAAGTTATTAGCCCAGGCAGTGACAGCCTACTGGGTGGCCTGCTCGCTTCAGGATTTGACGAAGCTGCTTGCACCAGTCGATACCAATCCTATTTGTACCGCAACACTTCACTTCATAAGCCGTCTCCCTATCTCATTTCTCGGCTTAGAAGCTACGAGGATCTTCACAAACGTTGCGGTCCGGATACTGAGTTTTATAGTAAAGCTCTTGAACAGCTTCAATCTGGACAAGAAGTTGTTGGTTCTGCTGATTGTCAGTACattgtgtggatttgttttagtGGATTGGGTAATAGGATACTGTCTCTTGCTTCAACTTTTCTTTATGCTCTTCTTACGAATAGAGTTTTGCTTGTTGACCGAGGTAAAGACATGGCTGATCTGTTCTGCGAGCCCTTTCCGGAGAAATCGTGGTTGCTGCCTTTGGATTTTCCTTTGGCTGACCAGTTCGGAAGCTTTGATCAGAAATCTTCGCGTTGTTACGGTAATATGCTGAAAAATAATGTTGTAAATGCTTCGGCAATAACGTATTTGTATCTTCATTTAGTTCATGATTATGATGATCATGATAAGCTTTTCTTCTGCGATGAAGATCAGTCTCTTTTTACTAAAGTTAAGTGGTTGGTTGTACGAACGGATAACTACTTTGTGCCGTCGCTTTTCTTGATTAATTCTTTTGAGCAAGAGCTGAGCATGTTATTTCCCCGAAAAGGAACGGTTTTTCACCACATAGGAAGGTACATTTTCCACCCGTCGAATCAAGTTTGGGGACTCATTACAAGGTACTATCAAACTTACTTAGCTAAAGCTGATGAGAGCATCGGCATACAGATAAGAGTGTTTGATGAAAGACCTGGTCCATTTAAGCATGTGATGGATCAAATTTTAGCTTGTACTTTGAAGGAGAAATTATTACCTGAAGTAGACTTGCAAGACTCTTCTATTGGTGTTGCTGCTAACCCAAAATTGAAGACTGTCCTCGTGACATCGTTAAATGCAGGGTACTCCGAGAATCTGAAGAATATGTATTGGGAACACTCAACTGCCACTGGGGAAGTTGTCGGTGTTTACCAGCCAAGTCACGAGGAGTACCAGCAAACGGGAAAGCTGATGCACAACAGGAAGGCATGGGCTGAGATGTACCTCCTGAGTTTGACTGATAAGTTGGTTACAAGTTCATGGTCAACTTTTGGCTATGTGGCACAAGGTCTTGGAGGCTTGAAGCCATGGATCCTGTACAAGCCTGAAAATGAGACAACCCCTGATCCGCCTTGTCGCCGGGCAATGTCAATGGATCCTTGTTTTCATGCTCCTCCTTTTTATGATTGCAAGGCTAAGAGAGGAACTGATACAGGTGCACTCGTTCCTCATGTGAGACATTGTGAGGATATGAGCTGGGGTCTAAAGGTGGTCGACGGTGAAGACGAATTATAA
- the LOC130014538 gene encoding uncharacterized protein LOC130014538: protein MSFVRGDLLTKTRKLVKGLAKAEPAWLKPMQLAPPPTFPRYDGKIQKITLPEDPYIIKFFQKYPDSKHEDAIKICDFDPPVARVYGLRVLELKEQGVSEEKAIAVADMEYRAERKAKKKAYAQLKKIAHMQGKRPPPNPYPSPIKEIQAEEKKYVHDRFYDPKAYQILKRLKEERVAELLERQSRR, encoded by the exons ATGTCGTTTGTTAGAGGAGATTTGCTTACCAAAACCAGAAAGCTCGTCAAAGGCTTGGCCAAGGCGGAGCCTGCTTGGCTCAAACCCATGCAACT GGCGCCACCGCCAACATTTCCTCGTTATGATGGGAAAATACAGAAGATCACTCTGCCTGAGGATCCTTACATTATTAAGTTCTTTCAGAAGTACCCGGATTCCAAACATGAAGATGCCATCAA GATATGTGATTTTGACCCCCCTGTGGCTCGTGTATATGGTTTGCGGGTGCTTGAGTTGAAGGAGCAGGGAGTTAGTGAGGAGAAAGCTATAGCTGTGGCTGAT ATGGAATATCGGGCAGAGAGGAAGGCCAAAAAGAAGGCATATGCTCAATTGAAGAAAATTGCACATATGCAGGGCAAAAGACCTCCGCCTAATCCATATCCTAGCCCCATTAAGGAAATTCAAGCAGAGGAAAAGAAGTATGTGCATGACCGGTTTTACGATCCCAAGGCATATCAGATTTTGAAGAGGCTCAAAGAAGAGAGGGTAGCTGAGTTACTGGAGAGACAAAGTCGTCGGTGA
- the LOC130014678 gene encoding uncharacterized protein LOC130014678: MAMLRSGMLKAADNYTKLGFVRWAHVAAMPSLLDGSINSVIAPPQMVLPEFNPNSNDLGFGFSSFFSGGSMELMAVPKRKVSPHKRGIRNGPKALKPTPVIVRCRSCGRVKLPHFYCCSGEREKTGEPNN, encoded by the exons ATGGCTATGTTGAGATCAGGGATGCTAAAAGCCGCCGACAATTACACGAAGTTAGGGTTTGTAAGGTGGGCCCACGTGGCAGCCATGCCTTCATTGTTGGATGGTTCCATCAACAGTGTGATTGCACCTCCACAGATGGTTTTGCCGGAGTTCAATCCCAATAGCAATGATTTAGGGTTTGGGTTCTCTAGCTTCTTCTCTGGTGGTTCCATGGAACTAATGGCCGTTCCTAAAAGGAAG GTTTCTCCTCATAAGAGAGGCATAAGAAACGGGCCAAAGGCTTTGAAACCAACTCCGGTGATAGTTCGTTGCAG GAGTTGCGGTAGAGTTAAGCTGCCACACTTCTACTGTTGTAGTGGAGAAAGGGAGAAGACGGGTGAACCAAATAATTAA
- the LOC126687213 gene encoding galactoside 2-alpha-L-fucosyltransferase-like isoform X2 translates to MDLKSFTRRRLQLSASDQHTSSSSRVQVMKRFGSNTFTLTKILALPLLALPILFLLSIMLRHSPSPVISPGSDSLLGGLLASGFDEAACTSRYQSYLYRNTSLHKPSPYLISRLRSYEDLHKRCGPDTEFYSKALEQLQSGQEVVGSADCQYIVWISFSGLGNRILSLASTFLYALLTNRVLLVDRGKDMADLFCEPFPEKSWLLPLDFPLADQFGSFDQKSSRCYGNMLKNNVVNASAITYLYLHLVHDYDDHDKLFFCDEDQSLFTKVKWLVVRTDNYFVPSLFLINSFEQELSMLFPRKGTVFHHIGRYIFHPSNQVWGLITRYYQTYLAKADESIGIQIRVFDERPGPFKHVMDQILACTLKEKLLPEVDLQDSSIGVAANPKLKTVLVTSLNAGYSENLKNMYWEHSTATGEVVGVYQPSHEEYQQTGKLMHNRKAWAEMYLLSLTDKLVTSSWSTFGYVAQGLGGLKPWILYKPENETTPDPPCRRAMSMDPCFHAPPFYDCKAKRGTDTGALVPHVRHCEDMSWGLKVVDGEDEL, encoded by the exons ATGGATTTGAAATCTTTTACAAGAAGAAGATTACAGTTGTCAGCATCAGATCAACACACTAGTTCCAGTTCCAGAGTCCAAGTCATGAAGAGATTCGGATCCAATACATTCACACTCACCAAGATCTTGGCTCTTCCTTTACTCGCATTGCCCATACTTTTTCTTCTATCAATCATGCTTCGTCACTCCCCATCTCCCG TTATTAGCCCAGGCAGTGACAGCCTACTGGGTGGCCTGCTCGCTTCAGGATTTGACGAAGCTGCTTGCACCAGTCGATACCAATCCTATTTGTACCGCAACACTTCACTTCATAAGCCGTCTCCCTATCTCATTTCTCGGCTTAGAAGCTACGAGGATCTTCACAAACGTTGCGGTCCGGATACTGAGTTTTATAGTAAAGCTCTTGAACAGCTTCAATCTGGACAAGAAGTTGTTGGTTCTGCTGATTGTCAGTACATTGTGTGGATTTCTTTTAGTGGATTGGGTAATAGGATACTGTCTCTTGCTTCAACTTTTCTTTATGCTCTTCTTACGAATAGAGTTTTGCTTGTTGACCGAGGTAAAGACATGGCTGATCTGTTCTGCGAGCCCTTTCCGGAGAAATCGTGGTTGCTGCCTTTGGATTTTCCTTTGGCTGACCAGTTCGGAAGCTTTGATCAGAAATCTTCGCGTTGTTACGGTAATATGCTGAAAAATAATGTTGTAAATGCTTCGGCAATAACGTATTTGTATCTTCATTTAGTTCATGATTATGATGATCATGATAAGCTTTTCTTCTGCGATGAAGATCAGTCTCTTTTTACTAAAGTTAAGTGGTTGGTTGTACGAACGGATAACTACTTTGTGCCGTCGCTTTTCTTGATTAATTCTTTTGAGCAAGAGCTGAGCATGTTATTTCCCCGAAAAGGAACGGTTTTTCACCACATAGGAAGGTACATTTTCCACCCGTCGAATCAAGTTTGGGGACTCATTACAAGGTACTATCAAACTTACTTAGCTAAAGCTGATGAGAGCATCGGCATACAGATAAGAGTGTTTGATGAAAGACCTGGTCCATTTAAGCATGTGATGGATCAAATTTTAGCTTGTACTTTGAAGGAGAAATTATTACCTGAAGTAGACTTGCAAGACTCTTCTATTGGTGTTGCTGCTAACCCAAAATTGAAGACTGTCCTCGTGACATCGTTAAATGCAGGGTACTCCGAGAATCTGAAGAATATGTATTGGGAACACTCAACTGCCACTGGGGAAGTTGTCGGTGTTTACCAGCCAAGTCACGAGGAGTACCAGCAAACGGGAAAGCTGATGCACAACAGGAAGGCATGGGCTGAGATGTACCTCCTGAGTTTGACTGATAAGTTGGTTACAAGTTCATGGTCAACTTTTGGCTATGTGGCACAAGGTCTTGGAGGCTTGAAGCCATGGATCCTGTACAAGCCTGAAAATGAGACAACCCCTGATCCGCCTTGTCGCCGGGCAATGTCAATGGATCCTTGTTTTCATGCTCCTCCTTTTTATGATTGCAAGGCTAAGAGAGGAACTGATACAGGTGCACTCGTTCCTCATGTGAGACATTGTGAGGATATGAGCTGGGGTCTAAAGGTGGTCGACGGTGAAGACGAATTATAA
- the LOC126653413 gene encoding uncharacterized protein LOC126653413 gives MGSILSSTDSNTTSTDSPIPTDSQKPSSDSKTQTTQESPIETKPINQSDQEAKPTDQNQEKTEGDEEEEGECGFCLFMKEGGCRDAFINWEDCIREADLKQDDVASKCFDATSSLTKCMQAHSDYYQPILKVGREAEAQALKQLDSEIESVAADQTEQKGGENTQGKGQIRQ, from the exons ATGGGCTCTATACTCTCTTCAACCGATTCCAACACAACATCAACCGATTCCCCGATTCCGACCGATTCCCAAAAACCCAGTTCAGATTCCAAAACCCAGACCACCCAGGAATCACCAATTGAGACGAAACCCATTAACCAATCCGATCAAGAAGCAAAACCCACCGaccaaaatcaagaaaaaactGAAGGAGATGAAGAGGAGGAAGGAGAGTGTGGGTTCTGTTTGTTCATGAAGGAAGGTGGGTGCAGAGACGCGTTTATAAACTGGGAGGATTGCATCAGAGAAGCTGATCTTAAACAGGACGATGTTGCTAGCAAGTGCTTTGATGCTACTTCTTCGTTAACCAAGTGTATGCAGGCTCACTCTGATTATTATCAGCCCATTTTGAAGGTCGGCAGGGAGGCCGAAGCCCAGGCTCTCAAGCAATTGGACAGTGAAATTGAATCTGTTGCTGCTGATCAAACGGAACAAAAGG GTGGAGAGAACACTCAAGGAAAGGGGCAGATACGACAATGA